The sequence below is a genomic window from Kitasatospora kifunensis.
GCCAGAGCCGGGCCCGGTGGGTGTCGGTCAGCTCCTCGTCGCCCTTGGGCAGGAACTGGCAGTTCTCGTACAGGCGGTGGTACTTGCCCGCCAGGTCCTCCAGGTAGCGGGCCACGTGGTGCGGCTCGCGGTGCTGGCCGGCCTTGGCGACGATCCGCGGGAACTCACCGAGCGCGCCGAGCATGTCGGACTCCCACTCGGTGGCCAGCAGCTCGGGCTTGAACGCGGCGGCCGTGCCCTTGTCGACGCCCAGCTGGGCGGCCTTGCGCGCCACGCCGCACATCCGGGTGTGCGCGTACTGGACGTAGTAGACCGGGTTCTCGTTCGACTGGCTGGTCAGGATGTTGATGTCCAGCGTGATGGTCGAGTCGGTGGAGGAGCGCGACAGGGTGTAGCGCGCGGCGTCCACGCCGATCCAGTCGACCACGTCGTCGATGGTGATGATGTTGCCGGCCCGCTTGGACATGCGGACCTCCTCACCATCACGCAGCATCTTGACGAACTGACCGATCTTGACCTCGATGTTGCGGTTCATGTCGTCGCCCGCACAGGCCGCGATCGCCTTCAGGCGGTTGACGTATCCGTGGTGGTCGGCGCCCAGCATGTAGACGCTCACCTCGGAACCGCGATCACGCTTCGAGAGGTAGTAGGCGGCGTCGGCGGCGAAGTACGTCGTCTCGCCGTCGGCCTTGATCAGCACCCGGTCCTTGTCGTCACCGAAGTCGGTGGTGCGCAGCCAGATCGCACCGTCCTGGTCGAAGACGTGGCCCTGCTCGCGCAGCCGCTCCATCGCCTTCTCGACGGCGCCGGAGTCGTGCAGCGACTTCTCCGAGAACCAGGTGTCGAAGTGGGTGCCGAACTCCTCCATCGAGCGCTTGATCTCGGCGATCATCAGCTGCAGCCCGTGGGTGCGGAAGGCCTGCAGCTGCTCGTCCTCGGGCAGTTCGAGGATGCCCGGCACGCCGTCGGTGATCGCCTTGGCGATGTCGACGATGTACTCGCCGACGTAGCCGTCGGCCGGGACCTCACGGCCGTTGGCGGCGGCCTGCAGCGAGGCGGCGAACTTGGAGATCTGCACGCCGGCGTCGTTGAGGTAGTACTCGGTGCTGACCTCCGCACCGGTGGCGCGCAGCACCCGGGCCAGCGAGTCGCCGACGGCCGCCCAGCGCACGCCGCCGATGTGGATCGGCCCGGTCGGGTTGGCGGAGACGAACTCCAGGTTGATCTTCAGGCCCTTGAGCGCCTCGTTGCGGCCGTACTCGGTGCCCGCCTCGACGATGGCGCGGGCCAGCTCGCCCTGGGTGGCGGCGTCCAGCGTGATGTTCAGGAAGCCGGGGCCCGCGATGTCGACCTTGGCGACACCGGGCAGCTCCCGCAGGCGCGCGGCCACCAGCTCCGCCACCGCGCGCGGCGGCCGGCCGGCCGCCTTGGCGAGCTGGAGCGCCACATTGGTGGCGTAGTCGCCGTGGTCGCGGTTCTTGGGTCGCTCGACCGTCACCGTCTCGGGGACCTCGACGGACAGTTCGCCCGCCTCGACGGCGGCGCGCACGGCGACCTGGACTGCGTGGGAGAGCTCTGCGGGTGTCACGGGCCCAAGCCTAGGCGAGAGCGGCTGCCGCACCGCCACGCGGCCACCCGTTGAGACGGCCCGACCTCGGCTTTCCTGTTCGCTATGAGCGAACTTCCCCGCTTCCGAAGGTCATCCCGCCATCGCGGCCGGCCTCCTTTATCCCCATCAACCGCCGCACCAGCGCGACCAGGTCCGCCGGATCGAACGGCTTGCCCAGATACCCGTCCACCCCGACCGACTCCCCGCGATCGAGATCCGCCGGCGTGCAGGCACTGACGATCGCGATCGGCAACCGCGCCGTCTGCTCCTCGGCCCGCAGCCGCGCCGCCGTCCGCAGCCCGTCCAGCCGGGGCATCATCACGTCCAACGTCACCACGTCGGGGCGCACCCGCCGGACCACCTCCAGGCACTCGGCACCGTCGGCCGCGGTCACCACCTCGAAGCCCTCCAGCTCCAAGTTGACCCTGATCAGCTGACGGATCACCTCGCTGTCGTCCACCACGAGGACCCGCCCGGACACGCCTGACGACACCCCACGAGACTACGGCGACCCGGGGCCGCCCGTCCGGGCTTTGGGCACTTCACCGAAGACCTATCGGCAGCTGATCGAAAACCCCTGCACAGAGCACCCTGCCGAGCTGGTAATGTTCTCTCCGTCGCAGAGATGCGACGCGAAACACCGAGCAGGCCCCCGTAGCTCAGGGGATAGAGCACCGCCCTCCGGAGGCGGGTGCGTAGGTTCGAATCCTACCGGGGGCACTTCGCAAGAAGTGCTGAACGAGGCCCAGGTCAACTGACCTGGGCCTTCGTCATGTTCGGCTCCAGGAACGCGCACCCGCGCAACACCCGGACCAGTTGCGCGGCGACCATGCAACTGGTGCGCGCCTCGCCGGTGGCGGCGATGACGTCGGCGACCGGGCGCGGTCCGAGCAGGCCGGGGCGGTACAGGCTGCCATAGACGCCCAGCTCCTGACACCCCCTCACACGCACGGCGACGTGCCCCGCGCGGAGGTGCGGACACATCCGGGCAGCCTGCGCGGCGCAGCGCAGGCAGACGGGCGGATGCGTGGCCGCCATGCCCTCGGGCCAGCCGGGCCAGTTGCCGCGATCGTCCTTGAGCAGCCAGAGCACGCCGCCCTCGGTGCGGTCGGCGGGACCGCCGCAGACCTGACAGAGGAGCAGGCGCATCGCGCGACGCTGACGGCCGATATGGACGCGGCCGAAGTCGGGCCGACCTCGGCCGCGAGCGAGCGTCATCCGGGCCCAGAGGATCCCGTCGGCATCGCGGTCGTGCGGGAGTTCGTCGCGGTAGGCGATGCCGCCGGCCGGGTGGGCGACGACTTCGGAGCGGACGTACTGCTCTTCGCTCCACGCGGTGATGTAGGGGACGAGACCGGATTGCCCCGGGCTGGCTGCCATCGAGCTCCTCAACAAGTCCTCCGATGCCTGGAACTGACCTCCGGACGCCGGTGATCTTCCGGAACCGATACGCCCAGCAGCTTCACTTTCAAGCTACTCGCAGATTTTCTGCGAGTCAACAGAAAAATTGCGAGTAGCAGGATCTCTACGATTCTGCGAAGCTGGCTGCGATCACGAGGGAGGTCCCGATGAGCAACGGTTTTGGCCTGGTCGTCCGCTTCGAGCTGCGCGACCAGGAGGCAACGGCCGGGTTCGACGACCTGGTGGCCCGCACGCTCCCCGGCATCAAGGAGCACGAGGCAGGCACGCTCGCCTACGTCGTCCACTCCGTCCCGGGCGAGCCCAACGTCCGCGTCTTCTACGAGCTGTACGCCGACCGGGCGGCCTTCGACGCGCATGAGCGGCAGCCGCACACGGTGCACTTCCTCGCCGAGCGGGAGCAATACCTGAGCACGGTGCAGGTCATCTTCCTCCAGGCCGAGACGGGTAAGGGCCCGGTGACCGCGTGAGCACTCCCGAGGAGCGTCGTGCCTTCGGCAAGCGGGTAGCCGGACTGCGCAAGCAACGCGGCGTGACACAGGATGAGTTGGCCGCATCGATCGGGCGGACGGCGAGTTGGCTGTCCCAGGTAGAACGCGGGGTCCAGCCCGTGAACCGCCTTGACGTGCTGCGGCTGCTGGCCGAAGGACTTGGCGTCTCCGTGCAGGCCCTTCGCTCTGACGCGCCGTTGGACACGACGGGCACGGAAGACGGCGAACCGAACGACCTGGATCAGGCTCGGCTCCTGCTCTCAGGGCATCCTGTGCCCTCGCTGCTCCTCGGAGGACATCCGACGGGCGTCCCCACCGACCTGCCCGAACTGCGTCTCAGCGTCGAACACATCTGGGAACTGACCCATGAGAGCCGCTTCGCCGATCTCAGCACGGCTCTCGCCTCGCTGGTCCCCCGCATCGAACGGGCGGTCCGCACAGCTCCAAGCGAGGAGCAGCCCGAACTCTGGCTGCTGCTGAGCCGGAGCTACCAGGCTCTGTCCGCCGCCTTCGTCCGCCAGGACGAGGCCGACGCCGCGTGGGTGGCGGCCGACCGGGCGATCTGGACGGCAGAGCAGTCCGGCGAGCCGTTGCAGGTCCTTGCGAGTGTCTTCCGGCTGGCCCAGGCCTTCGTCCGGCTCAGACGGCTTGATCAGGCCGAGCACACGGCCACCACAGCGGTGGCTGCCCTGAACGACTCCGTCCAGCAGAGCGGCCCCGAGGCCCTCTCACTGTTGGGCTCACTGCACCTTGCTCTTGCTACCGTGCACGGCCGCGCCGGTGACCGCGCCGCAGCACTCGATGCGCTGGACCAGGCTCGGCGGGTAGCCCAGCGCATCGGCACGGACCGGAACGACTTCGGCACGGAGTTCGGCCCGACCAACGTGGAGATCCAGGCCGTCTCCCTCGCGGTCGAGCTCGGCGATGCCGGCGAAGCCATCGAGACAGGGCGTCGAATCGACCCCACCCACCTGTCCGTCGAACGGCGGGCCCGCCTGTTGATGGACATCGGCCGGGCCTACGCGCAGCGCCGTCAGGGCGGTGAGGCGCTCGCCCACCTGCTCCAGGCCGAGGCGATCGCCCCCGAGCTCATCCGTACGCATGCCGCCGCCCGAGCCGCGATTCGGGAACTCGTGCTGGTTGCCGGTCAGGCCGCTCCGCCGGAGCTGATCGCACTGGCGGAGCGCGCGGACGCCCGGCCGTGAGGTAGCGGCACCAGATATAGGTGCGGCGGGGCCCGGGTCGGTGACCTGTGTCCCGCCGCACTGAACTCCAGGGTGGCGTGGTCCGCTCGGCCTATCGTGCGCGGGCCTACGATGCCTGGAGATCACTGAGGAGGGCTATGGCCACCAGCGGCGATAAGCAGCCCAAGTACCAGCGGACTGCCGCGCTCAAGACAGCCATCGAGTCGGTGCGGCGGCGGAGCATCCAGCGGCTGGCCGAGAGTCAGTGGGGGTCGGGCCGGTCGATCTGGTCGGCGGATATCGAGAACCGCACTCTGGAAGTCGACCAGGTCGACGTCTCCGAACAGGGCGCGCCGGAGCTGATCGCTGGGGTGCTGGGGCTGGAGCCGGGCGAGCCCGTCTGTGTGCGGCATCGGCGCTTCGTTCTCGACGGCAAGCCGGTGCTGCTCTCCACCTCGTACCTGCCGGCGGCGCTGGTCGCGGGCACGCTGATCACTCAGCCGGACTCCGGGCCGGGCGGCAGCTACGCCCGCCTCGCCGAGATCGGCGCGAAGCCGGTGCACTTCCGCGAGGAGATCCGCTCGCGGATGCCCGCGAAGGACGAGGGCGCCCGCCTGGAGCTGAGCGCGGGCACGCCCGTGATCCTCGTCTGCCGCACCGCCTACACGGCAGACGCGCGAGCCGTCGAGGTCAACGAGATGGTGCTGGATGCTGCGTCCTACGTACTGGAGTACGACTTCGACGCCTGACGGCGGAGCCCTGTTGGGCAGCGGTTCTGGCTACAGCCTGCTCCAGCTCACCCGTTCACCGCCGCGAACGCCGAGCGGTAGATCTCGGCGACCTCGACAGCCCGCTCCCGACACTCCTGGATGCTCTCAGCGTGGTTGGCCAGGTAGTTCGCCCGGTGGTACGCCTGGGCGGTCTGCGGGTGCCGCTCGATCTCCACGATCGCGGACCAGTGGGCCAAGAAGGCGCGGATCGGGTTGACGCTGCCCTGCGTGACGGCCTCCGCCATGGCCCTCGTCTGCCCATCCACCATCTCTGGGAGCTGGTCCGCGGCGACGACGGCGAGCGCGGCCTTGAGCGCGGCCGGGGTCTTCTCGGGCCGGGGAATGAGCTCGATTCCGTCGTGCACCGGCTGGCTCACAGTGGCACTCCTCTCCTCGGATGTGAGGCTACCCGCCTTCGCTGCGGCAGGTGGCGTCATCGGGCGCTGCGGTCATGCCGAAGGCCCGGGTCCAGGGGACCCGGGCCTTCGCTGTGCCGTTCCGCCGCTCAGGTGGAGCTGGAGACGGCCAGGTTGTACAGGTTGCCGATGGTCTGGTCGAAGTAGGCGCTGTACGAGATGTCCGGGGTGTTGCCGCCCTGCTGGTAGCCGCCGATGACGCCGATGACGTTGCCGTCGGCGGTGTTGATCCAGGGGCCGCCGCTGGTGCCGCCGGTGTAGGAGGGGCAGTAGATGCTGCGCTGGTAGGTGCTCTGCTGGCCGGTGGAGTCGGCGCAGAGCAGGGGCACCTCGCTGGTGTTGGGGTAGCCGTAGAGGCGGACGTTGGCGCCGAAGGACTCGTTGAGGCCGAGCGTGTTGCCGCCGACCACGTCCTCGATCCGCTGGCCGCTGCTGTTGGGGGCGACCTGGAGGAAGGCGAAGTCCTGGTCGGTGTCGCCGTTCTGGGTCCAGCCGTTGGTCTCGTAGACCTGGGTGACCTGCCAGACGCCGTACGGGGTCTGGCCGTTGCGGTAGCCCGGGACGAAGGTCACGCCGGAGGCGCTGCTCACGCAGTGGGCGGCGGTGACCAGCAGGTTGCGGGTGGAGCTGTGCACCACGCTGGCCGAGCAGAAGTGGTTGCCGGCGGTCGCGGAGCCGCTGAACAGGGCGCCGACCCGGTTGGACTCGGGGGTCACCGGGGCGGTGCCGGTGGTCACCGTCGAGCGGGTGGAGTCGGTGGACGAGTCGGTGGAGGAGTCGCTCGGCGAGGGGGTGGCGGGGGTGGGCGTGGCCGAGTCGGTGGGGCTCGGCGTCGGCGACGGGGTGGGGGTGGGCGAGGGCGTCGGTGAGGGCGAGTTGACCGGCGGCAGCTGCCCCAGCGGCGTGGAACTGCTCGCGGGCGGCCCGGCCGGGGCCTCGGTGGCGGCCGAGGGGGCGGACGGCGAGGGGTTGGCCGACGACGAGGGGCCGCCGGCCTTCGTGCCCTTGACGACCGAGGCGGTCAAGGCGCTGGCGACCCTGCTGGAGGCGTCGGCCCGGGAGGTCAGCAGGCTGACACCCACGACGGCGATGAGCACGATGGTGGCGAGTGAGGCCACCAGGACGATCGGACGGCGGACGAGACGGGGGTGACTGCGGTGCCGGCGCTGCTGACTTGTCATCAGGTCGGTTACTCCTGCCCGCGATCGGTGGCCTGGCGGCCGATTGGTCGGCACCCGAAGAGTGCCGCGGCTACCTACGACTATCGCCGCCCTCACTGCGAACGCGATGATGCTCCACTGAGAGCCGTCTGAGAATCCACCGGGCGGCTCAGGCCAGGTGACCGTGACCCATCATGACGGACGGGTCGCGACAGGAGAAGAGTGTGCGGAGTTAAAGCCCAGGTCAAAAGGGTGCATAAGAGGGTCCGCCAGTAGGGGGCCGGATGAAGGAGCGGCGTCCGGGCCGAGTCTGGGCGGTGCCGACGAAGGAGTCCATGCGGAGCATTGGCGACTGAGGAGAAGCCGTCCAGGCGAGAGTCCGGGCGTCGCGACGCCGGCCCCCTACTGGCGGACCCTCTAAGCCACCCTCAGGCCGTGTGAGCACGGTCTGAGGCCGCCGTGCCGACCGTCGCCTCGGTGTCCTTCCGCGCTGCCTCGCCTGGCGTGGGTCGGTGGTCGACCATCACGAAGGCGAGCACCGCCGCGAAGAGCAGCACGCCCAGGGCCACCGTGGTGGCCACTGTGTAGCCGTGCACCGCGGCGGTCGCCTGGACCAGCTTGCTGCCGGCGCCGCGGCCCACCAGGTAGGTCGTGGTGGCGCTGGCCGCGATGGTGTTGAGCAGCGCGGTGCCGATCGAACCGCCGACCTGCTGGGCGGAGTTGATGGTGGCCGCGGCCGCACCGGTCTCCCGTGGGGCGATCCCCAGGGTGGCCAGGCTCATCGAGGGCATGAAGACCATGCCCATGCCCAGTCCGAGCAGGAGTTCGGCCGGCAGCACCGAGTCGGCGTACGCGCTGTCCACCGTCAGCCGGGTCAACCACGCCATCCCGCAGGAGGCGAGCAGCAGGCCGGGCACGATCAGGTTGCGCGAGGGCACCCGGGTCATCATCCGGGCGGCGAACCCGGTGGAGCTCAGGACGATCGCGCCGGTCATCGGCAGGAAGGCGACACCGGTCAGCAATGGGGAGAAGTTCTTGATCTCTTGGAGGTAGTAGGTCAGGAAGAGGAAGAGGCCGAAGAGGCCGACCACGGCCAGCCCGACCGAGAGCGCGGCGCCG
It includes:
- a CDS encoding helix-turn-helix domain-containing protein — encoded protein: MSTPEERRAFGKRVAGLRKQRGVTQDELAASIGRTASWLSQVERGVQPVNRLDVLRLLAEGLGVSVQALRSDAPLDTTGTEDGEPNDLDQARLLLSGHPVPSLLLGGHPTGVPTDLPELRLSVEHIWELTHESRFADLSTALASLVPRIERAVRTAPSEEQPELWLLLSRSYQALSAAFVRQDEADAAWVAADRAIWTAEQSGEPLQVLASVFRLAQAFVRLRRLDQAEHTATTAVAALNDSVQQSGPEALSLLGSLHLALATVHGRAGDRAAALDALDQARRVAQRIGTDRNDFGTEFGPTNVEIQAVSLAVELGDAGEAIETGRRIDPTHLSVERRARLLMDIGRAYAQRRQGGEALAHLLQAEAIAPELIRTHAAARAAIRELVLVAGQAAPPELIALAERADARP
- a CDS encoding GntR family transcriptional regulator; translated protein: MATSGDKQPKYQRTAALKTAIESVRRRSIQRLAESQWGSGRSIWSADIENRTLEVDQVDVSEQGAPELIAGVLGLEPGEPVCVRHRRFVLDGKPVLLSTSYLPAALVAGTLITQPDSGPGGSYARLAEIGAKPVHFREEIRSRMPAKDEGARLELSAGTPVILVCRTAYTADARAVEVNEMVLDAASYVLEYDFDA
- a CDS encoding putative quinol monooxygenase — its product is MSNGFGLVVRFELRDQEATAGFDDLVARTLPGIKEHEAGTLAYVVHSVPGEPNVRVFYELYADRAAFDAHERQPHTVHFLAEREQYLSTVQVIFLQAETGKGPVTA
- a CDS encoding response regulator: MSGRVLVVDDSEVIRQLIRVNLELEGFEVVTAADGAECLEVVRRVRPDVVTLDVMMPRLDGLRTAARLRAEEQTARLPIAIVSACTPADLDRGESVGVDGYLGKPFDPADLVALVRRLMGIKEAGRDGGMTFGSGEVRS
- a CDS encoding trypsin-like serine peptidase, producing MTTGTAPVTPESNRVGALFSGSATAGNHFCSASVVHSSTRNLLVTAAHCVSSASGVTFVPGYRNGQTPYGVWQVTQVYETNGWTQNGDTDQDFAFLQVAPNSSGQRIEDVVGGNTLGLNESFGANVRLYGYPNTSEVPLLCADSTGQQSTYQRSIYCPSYTGGTSGGPWINTADGNVIGVIGGYQQGGNTPDISYSAYFDQTIGNLYNLAVSSST
- the argS gene encoding arginine--tRNA ligase, which produces MTPAELSHAVQVAVRAAVEAGELSVEVPETVTVERPKNRDHGDYATNVALQLAKAAGRPPRAVAELVAARLRELPGVAKVDIAGPGFLNITLDAATQGELARAIVEAGTEYGRNEALKGLKINLEFVSANPTGPIHIGGVRWAAVGDSLARVLRATGAEVSTEYYLNDAGVQISKFAASLQAAANGREVPADGYVGEYIVDIAKAITDGVPGILELPEDEQLQAFRTHGLQLMIAEIKRSMEEFGTHFDTWFSEKSLHDSGAVEKAMERLREQGHVFDQDGAIWLRTTDFGDDKDRVLIKADGETTYFAADAAYYLSKRDRGSEVSVYMLGADHHGYVNRLKAIAACAGDDMNRNIEVKIGQFVKMLRDGEEVRMSKRAGNIITIDDVVDWIGVDAARYTLSRSSTDSTITLDINILTSQSNENPVYYVQYAHTRMCGVARKAAQLGVDKGTAAAFKPELLATEWESDMLGALGEFPRIVAKAGQHREPHHVARYLEDLAGKYHRLYENCQFLPKGDEELTDTHRARLWLVEATRTVLANGLDLLGVSAPERM